The Quercus robur chromosome 3, dhQueRobu3.1, whole genome shotgun sequence DNA segment ACATGGGGAAGTTAAGAAAATATGTATGATACTCAATCATCTAACAATTATATATGACACTCAAAATATTCTATCATTTAGCATATATCATGCAGAAAATAGAAGTGAAGCTAAGATCTGGGGAGGAAGAGGACAAAAGAAATTGTGAAATATCTACATCATGAAAGCTCACCAGCTGTAATTAAGAAGCAGGCTCAGGATTGTAATGATAACAATGTGAAGATATGAAGCTGTGCTAGATCACTTTTCTGAATCACTGTCCAGAAATCATTTAATCCACCTTGAAAAAGTTAGTCTAATAGTAGCTAAATATCACAGAACAAAGAGCAGGGAAGTAGGCTTTTCACAAGCAGAATTCATCAGTATGAAAAATCTAtaaccaaaagaaataaaaatgatctttgcgcacttatccaaaaaaaaaaaaaaaacaaagctctTTGGGCATGGGAATTAAGTCCCTacataaacaaacacaaaattttccacAAATTTTAAACCAGATTCACTCCACAGAAGTGAGagtttttcatttgaaaataataactgaaaatttttcctttcatgaaaaaataaaccaaaatgtaCACTCAAAATGACAAAGATTTATTATTTGAAGTAAGAACTAAGAAAATATACCTGGGGCTTGCTGGATAAACACAACTAGTAGAAGCTACTGCTATAAATCAatcatccaaaaaagaaaaatttgaaattagtaaaatatttagtTCACAAAAACTGCTGGTGAATGAGTGTCCAAGCCCAAAGAGACTTACTAGGGGCAGTTTGACCGACAGTGGCAGTGCCTGAGAAATCACAGCTTCCTTCAGTCTGACCCGTTTTTTGGAAATAGCTGTTCACAACATAGTCACAGTAAATTTGATGCAGAACAACCAGAACAATTGAAccgtaaaatttaaaaaaaaaaaaaaaaaaaaaaaaaaaaaaaaaaagaaggaaaacaagGGGAGATTACCTTGGAGTTAGCACCTAGGTCTGGCTTGGAGTCAACACCAAACGAGGAAAACCAGTAAAGTCAGCACCTACAAATGTTTGGAGTCAAcaccaaaacaaagaaagaaaaaaggctacttttttttcattcatccaAATTTTCAACTATCTCCATAAGGATTACAATAACTTGCAGGCAAAACTAAACCCCAATTCTAATTGGTGCAAGAAACCTTAATtgctttattacaaaaataaccttctGAAAGCCTCAAACCAACATTTCCAttcccttcccaaaaaaaaaaaaaaaaaaaaaaaaaactataaagcTGTTAAATGAAACACCTTCTGAAAGCCTCAACCAACATTTACTTTCTATATCACCTAGGTATTACAATATGTTGATAGAGACGACagatcaaaaaaagaaatgaaggattaaaaaaattaagctattgATTTCTCCTCTTCAGACACATCCCTAGATAACTGTTGCAGGAAGTTACCAAGCAGCCTCTGATCCAAAAACATATTAGGTATCTGCAAGAAAGAACTATTATTAGCTATGGCCACACAcccacccacacacacacacatacacacaagaGAGAGGGACAGAccttttccccaaaaaaaatttttgtattatcaGCTATGGCCTCGATGAATTTAAGCTCAAGAAATTGCGGTGTCAGCTTCAACTTGTTTGCTTCAGCTTCCTTCAGTAAACTAGAAATGTAGATAGAGCAATATTATTAGTCATTTCTATAATACCATATTCATATCTTTTAAACTAAAAAGTGTATGAAGCTTTCACCGGTAGAAATCTGCATCGGCCAAACTTTTTTGCCGAGCCATGTATATCTGGTTCTCAATTTCTTGCTGCTTCCTGACACTATCCTTTTCCATCAACTTCTGTTCCATAAGGATCTTGCTCACATTTGCAACCTTTTCAGCTTCACTGATAGccattttcttatttgtctcTGCCTCTTTCTCAACCACTCTCTGTTTCTCAATAGCAATTAAGACCTAACAAAGTAAcatcaacataaaacatagaaTGATGCACTCTATTAACTTCAAAGGCttactatataataaattatccAATATGTTTTTCATTGACTGGGTGTGGGTGCAAACACAtgcatgtacaaagtttagatATAAGTGAAAAAAGCTCAAAGGACCAAGGCTAATTTGAAAGGGTAAACTCAATGTTCAGCcataatttgaaataataaaCATACATTAAAAGCACATTTAATTTAGAAAGAATCTGCATATCAAGAATCATATTGTGTgcaagtgtgtgtgtgtctatttACTTTGCTTTGCTTTACTAACagaggaaaataaaagaaattaaaaggacattctctcattttcaagaaaaagaaactgaacCTTAGTGCGTTCCTCTTCCATCTGTTCAAAATTGCGTCTTATGCTTTCTGGGATTTTTGGCTTCGTAACGCGAACACTAATGATTTCAATACCTGGAGCATAACGTGTGCAGTCACCCTGGAGAGCAtctttcatcttttcatcaatctGTGAGAGTTAAATGCTTTGTCAATATaacatgaaataaataaatagaaaaggaTTTGATTACCCCTACGCTAACACATGGTGCCATGATGTTACACAACTATATGAAGTATAGTTATAAGGAGCTTCGTAATGATGCTGGCAACTTAACATTAACATAGATTCCCGAAGATAAATAATCCTTGGAAGTCAACACAGCACTAATTGCTGGGATTTTCTTGAGGAGGGATCAAATTGTTCAACTTTTAAGTTAAGATTTCAATATGCTTAAACAATCTGTCAAATTAAACTACTAAAGCAGAAGAAGAAATGCACACTACTTTAAACAGCACTTGGAAGACTTATTATACTGTAAAGCTAAATTGGAAGCtcccaaaatattttcatttatggCTTTAAAGGGTATGTTTTCTTTAGCATCCATACTTGATCAAAAACATCAATGTAGACTTGCTGAAGAGAGTGAGAGCTGCAAAACTGATTGATCTCGTGATGAATTTTGTCATATATCCATGTATTGTCATACTTCACCCCATAGTTCAGCAGAGTGTCATGCACATAGTCCTTGTGAAGCCGGTTAACAACCTGAAAAGGCATTATAATCAGTGCATAGAAGCTGAGCATTTCAAACTTTAGACCACTTGTAAACCATAATGTTGATAAAGAGCAACATCTACTAGTAGCTGTACCTCTATCTTCTCAAAGTTGATCATGACACCTCCTTTTGTACCACAAGGAATATCCCTCACCTGAAATTATACTCACAGGAAAGATTTGAGCATTAGACTGACAAGATGAAATTCCTCAATTTTCATAGCATCGAATTTTACTTGATCTGTCTGAAGGGTTACTTGAACAGGCTCATAATGGGTTATAAAAGGCAGCTTCAGATGAAAACCTGAAAATTAAGTGCatgcaaaaatttcaaaagttcTAGGAAAGCAACTACTGAATGAAAATCATAAAGAAAGGACCATAGTCAAACCTGGATCTGTAATCATCTTTAGAAGGGCGCCTCCTCTCCAGTAAACCCCAACATAGCCTTCTGGGACTTGGTGCAAAATGGAAAAACCATTTCTAAAAGTTGATGATGAAGGAATCACTATctgtaaaatttatattcatGTCAgatattttcaaattcaaataaaatgatatgaacACTTATTCCAGTGATTGAGAttcaaaataaatctaaaattttaaacaaactagcatttaataagaaaaccatatagtcactccataaaaaaaaatatattaatccactattttcttttttcaggtATGCCTCCCTGGCAGCTGCAATTACTAATAAGTAAAGGAGTGTAGCAAATCACAAAACCAGGCCAGCCTGCCAAGAACAACATGACAAGTTTTGATTGTTTTTAGTTTGGTAACACTTTTGATGAAAAGACTAATTCAAAGTGGGAACTAAATACATTCCCATATCTTCAAAGTGGTTCTTTCAAAAACATGCCctccaaatcaaaattttaaattttggtgttttcacATGCATGCAAATTTGACATTTTCATAAGCTGTATGTTAACTAAAACTGGTTTTGAATCTAGACAAACTGGATGAATAAaacaacttcactagaactacTCTCCTTTTTGGTTCAGCTTGTATCAAACTAAACCAGCTTTGTGGTTTGCAAACATCCCCAAAAACATTCAGGCAACACAATTACAAATAGAGTAATTTAGAAATAACTCTATATCCCTAGTGCATACTCAATGCCACAATGTAAattccttttaaatttttttcaaaaaaatgttaataattaaAGGACAATAGGCATTAGAACCACAGTTTGTAATGCAAGGTGAAACGGACAGAATAAAAGTCCTCTATCTTACTCTTACTATGTTCTATTTTATACTCCACCATTCCTAATCAACCACAtgtccctttttctttttataaagtaATCCACTtttaaaatggggaaaaaaaaaaaaaaaaatctgatgtgTGACATATTGCAGTTAGTGGAGCATAAAGTGGAAGACTATGATTGGGATAGAGCATTTTTATGTGTAATGAAACACCGTTGAAGCATTTCTACTAGAAGCTATAGGCTATTATTCACTATGATGCACCTCTGTAGTAATCTTTCAATGAAAATATTGATGCATGTTGAACCTGACTTGCAACAATGCAAGCCCACACAGAACAACTACTACCATCACCATAAAGGGCAACAAATACTAGAAATAATCTTGAGTCACTTTTTTATACCAAAACAGTTTGATGAGTTATAAATCACATATTACAAATCCTGAAATGTTATTTAAGAAATTTACAATGCCAAGACATTGATTATAAATAGCAATAGCGACACagattttatgaaaaatgataaaagattCATTGAACTATGATTTAAACTAACAACAACAACCAGccttaatcccaaatttttggggttgGCTACAGattttcctccattctattctatATGAATTCATACTCTCTGTTATTTCCttaattaataattcattttttttattatttctactaatgttattttggGTCTCcttctacttttatttttgttccctcaaCTTAGATCAACTCACTTTCTTACCGGAGCATTGATTGCTCTTCTCCAGATATGATCATACCATCTCAAACGGCTCTTCCTCATATTTCATCAATAGGGGCTACCCCTATCTTTAAGCaaatttcctcattttaaaTCCTATCTCTCCAATTATTTTCACTTATCTATCTTAACATTCTCACTTCAGCTACACTTATTTTATGATGTTGCTTATTAACAGACCAACATTCGATACCACAGAGCTTAACTAGTAGTATAGTgatcttataaattttttcctaACTTAATAGGTATTCTACAATCACACAATACTCCCAGTGCACTTCcctataattattatttaaactaaGATGGAAATTAATCTAAGAAGCTAAGAACAtatcaaaatctttaaaaacatatctaaaatcaatttttttttttcctcctaacACCAATGTAGGAGTTTTCTTGCCATGTCCGTATTTGACATGCgtccaaaacaaaaagatatcTTATGAATTGAATATATGTATCTACACTCTCACAGCATGTACATCCCTTTTTATCTTatgcataaaataattattggtCTGAAATGGATACAGTCAGAGATTTTGGAGCATATATGTTTCTTCACTTAGAAGTATACATGATGAAGCATCAACTCAATTATTACACAACAAGCAAGCATGCTTTGCTAGCAAGTCATATTTTAAAACGAATCAATTAAAGCAGGTTAAAAAGCACAAAGTGCTCCAGCAATTTGAttcattataaatattatatttattattaaaattcgGACGAACATTGAAATTAACCAAACACTGCCTAATGTGATTACTGGAGAAAACGAATCGACATTGAAACAGAACCACAAATCACACAAAACGATAATGCGTATTGCAGAATTAAAGAAAATGCGGTAATCAATGTAGCTTTAGAATCTGGAAATCAAGGCGCGGAAGATAAATGAAGACTGAAATAAGGATCATAGAGAAGTAAATCTCAAACACATAATAAAACAGATAATATGAGCGATCAGATGCTAAAGCAACCGCTATTGAAATCAATGAGAGAATGCGATAATATTGAAGATGGCGATGAAGAACAAATTAAGCGGCGGCGGTGGAATATTGATATATTGTGTTAAGAGTTGATATTTATAGTTTGATATATAATAATACCATGGCGAAGATTGCGATGAAGGATAGGAAGACTGTGAGAATCGCAGAAAaaccgccgccgccgccgccgccgccgtgAGGAGACTGTGGAGTTACGGGTCTCGGTTGATGTGTATCCATAATGCACAGTGTCAGTCAGTCAGTATGAAAGGCCTCACACAACTTTCGTTTTTCTATATACCGAGGAGAGTGCCAGAGGGGTTTGGTGCTTCGTAGCTTCAGGGAGGTTCGCGTGATATGTGAGGAAGGCATATCTTCTTTCTCATGTGTATCCATAATGGCGGTTGGTTACTTGTGATTGGCTATCGCGGTGTCTTGTCAATCAGTATGAAAGGCCTCACGCAACTCCCGTTTTTCTATCTATGGGCCAAAGGAATTTGGCGCTTTTGTAAAAGCTTCGGGGAGGTTCGCGTGATGTGTCAGGTAGGCATATCTTCTTTCTTATGTTAGAGGGAAGTTGTTACTTCGAGGCAACGGACTTGTGAGTGACACGATGCTTACCTATACGGCACCATACGGGTGATGCGCTTATTAGTTAGAGTATCTCCAAGAGGTTCAGCAAATTTTGGTGCTGCTGGAGAATAAATAGTgatatttaacttttatatactcacttttttaaatatacttttaacaaattttttatctcattctctatcttatttaaatattatttcttcatttattttttattcattctttatcatcatttatttttcctatgtttattcccaacaattatattttttaatgaaaaatgttatatttacaacattttttacaatactttcacaacaaaatttatgtggaaagttgttactaattctaatttgaacttaccactgaaattatttttttttctcgccaatattaactaataacaatttgttacttaaaatttattgtgaaaatattgtagtaaaatttctcaattaggactttttattctttatattatt contains these protein-coding regions:
- the LOC126718989 gene encoding uncharacterized protein LOC126718989 — encoded protein: MDTHQPRPVTPQSPHGGGGGGGGFSAILTVFLSFIAIFAMIVIPSSSTFRNGFSILHQVPEGYVGVYWRGGALLKMITDPGFHLKLPFITHYEPVQVTLQTDQVRDIPCGTKGGVMINFEKIEVVNRLHKDYVHDTLLNYGVKYDNTWIYDKIHHEINQFCSSHSLQQVYIDVFDQIDEKMKDALQGDCTRYAPGIEIISVRVTKPKIPESIRRNFEQMEEERTKVLIAIEKQRVVEKEAETNKKMAISEAEKVANVSKILMEQKLMEKDSVRKQQEIENQIYMARQKSLADADFYRLLKEAEANKLKLTPQFLELKFIEAIADNTKIFFGEKIPNMFLDQRLLGNFLQQLSRDVSEEEKSIA